A window from Anolis carolinensis isolate JA03-04 unplaced genomic scaffold, rAnoCar3.1.pri scaffold_81, whole genome shotgun sequence encodes these proteins:
- the LOC134295127 gene encoding uncharacterized protein LOC134295127 → MAYRLRSEKDTKDSRTTQKRASISEEVQVKDMTEMILKELYRMQEKQDAYQKLAQEQMAEFKKEIKNELKGMKHDIGTLSQELKELKNDKVELRNLHGKLQREVQILEQKSNKLEAKQEVLEAKELEYQLRLRNVWEEPRENIRMVVIEILANLLQSSKEDIEGRLDRVYRINTNYAKRNKTARDVIVNFTKKIYRDEMLKLNSENSITYKEKKVIILKEIPMDTINKRRKYLFLADELKRHNLRFRWEKEGLMTTYRGEKHWITSEGKAQNFYRKIKKEMEEEEEFDNTDRTTGKKPRQKQQVLPQGRKKADRDQQAREEHSIEDNKTEEEGESEGEVEESSLNHSEEEGRDPKDREEDQT, encoded by the coding sequence atggcctACAGATTGCGAAGTGAGAAAGACACAAAGGACTCAAGAACCACGCAGAAAAGAGCCTCAATCTCGGAAGAAGTTCAGGTTAAGGACATGACGGAAATGATCCTCAAAGAACTTTACAGAATGCAAGAGAAGCAAGATGCGTATCAAAAACTGGCACAGGAGCAAatggcagagtttaaaaaagaaattaaaaatgaattgaAGGGAATGAAGCATGATATAGGAACTTTAAGTCAAGAgctaaaagaattaaaaaatgaCAAGGTGGAATTAAGAAACCTCCACGGGAAACTACAAAGAGAAGTTCAAATCTTAGAACAGAAATCCAACAAATTAGAAGCCAAACAAGAAGTATTAGAAGCAAAAGAACTTGAATACCAACTCAGACTTCGTAACGTGTGGGAAGAACCAAGAGAAAACATAAGGATGGTGGTGATAGAAATTCTAGCAAATCTACTCCAAAGCTCAAAGGAGGACATAGAAGGTAGATTAGATCGAGTATATAGAATTAATACTAACTACgccaaaagaaacaaaacagcaaGGGATGTAATAGTAAACTTTACGAAGAAAATTTACAGGGATGAGATGCTAAAACTGAATAGTGAAAACTCCATCACATACAAGGAGAAAAAAGTGATAATACTGAAAGAAATCCCAATGGATACAATAAACAAGAGAAGAAAATATCTTTTCCTGGCAGATGAACTGAAGAGACATAACTTAAGGTTCCGCTGGGAGAAAGAAGGACTAATGACGACATATAGAGGAGAGAAACACTGGATAACATCAGAAGGAAAGGCACAAAATTTCTACAGAAAGATTAAAAAGGagatggaagaagaagaggaattcGATAACACGGACAGAACAACGGGAAAAAAACCCAGACAGAAACAACAGGTATTAccccagggaagaaagaaagcaGACAGAGACCAACAGGCAAGAGAAGAGCACTCAATAGAGGACAACAAAACAGAAGAGGAAGGCGAGTCGGAAGGAGAGGTGGAAGAGAGTTCGTTAAATCATtcagaggaagaagggagggatccCAAGGATAGAGAAGAAGACCAGACATGA